In a genomic window of Acropora muricata isolate sample 2 chromosome 2, ASM3666990v1, whole genome shotgun sequence:
- the LOC136908745 gene encoding octopamine receptor beta-2R-like — MFEWTLSVTYFLSIVSILGNGFVIVVVSTKRKLHTTTNAFILSLAVADFCAGFYILPSTHAREHSSSYQNKRMFSSFQYFLFYTSSWNLCLVTADRYFALTRPLRYVTVFSRKRVCLLIFVVWCFPLVIYLLQLTWIFSRSPQRRGIGDTVFVAVLLTSLEFLPCVVMVTAAVRLYYISHSHSRQTMFMLTQLRFNHPTLDVSGLKIQRDRDMASAKLITSVVGVFVFCYMMEMVSSFLVLLNVHRNFQTKQIRFMMLLANSALNPLVYALLKKDIKSEFKRVLCKCRCRTRWHVTGTQKG, encoded by the coding sequence ATGTTTGAGTGGACACTATCAGTAACGTATTTTCTTAGTATTGTAAGTATCTTAGGCAATGGATTTGTGATCGTTGTCGTTTCAACGAAGAGGAAACTTCACACAACCACCAATGCCTTCATTTTGTCGTTGGCTGTGGCGGATTTCTGTGCTGGATTTTATATTCTTCCTTCAACTCATGCACGCGAACATTCATCGTcatatcaaaacaaaagaatgttcTCATCGTTTCAATATTTCTTGTTCTACACGTCGTCTTGGAATCTTTGTCTTGTGACAGCGGATCGCTACTTTGCTTTGACTCGTCCGCTGCGGTATGTAACCGTTTTTTCGAGAAAACGCGTTTGTCTTTTAATATTCGTGGTCTGGTGTTTCCCTCTCGTTATCTACTTACTTCAACTCACGTGGATTTTCTCACGGTCTCCTCAGAGGAGAGGCATTGGGGATACGGTTTTCGTCGCAGTCTTGCTGACGTCACTAGAGTTTCTTCCCTGTGTTGTCATGGTGACAGCCGCTGTTCGGTTGTACTACATTTCGCACAGTCATTCGCGCCAAACGATGTTCATGTTGACGCAGCTGCGATTCAATCACCCAACACTCGATGTAAGTGGTTTGAAAATTCAACGAGACCGTGATATGGCCTCCGCAAAACTGATCACGAGTGTGGTTGGAGTTTTCGTGTTTTGCTACATGATGGAAATGGTGAGTTCCTTTCTCGTTCTTTTGAACGTTCACAGAAACTTTCAAACTAAGCAGATCCGTTTCATGATGTTATTGGCTAATTCGGCGCTGAATCCGTTGGTCTACGCCTTACTCAAAAAGGACATCAAATCAGAGTTCAAACGTGTTTTGTGTAAATGTAGATGTCGTACGCGATGGCACGTTACTGGGACTCAAAAAGGATAA
- the LOC136908743 gene encoding keratin-associated protein 16-1-like, translating to MYFPVQALLFVTFLHSHCQCGIGSFPTAPVCNLMYKNACHQYRVTGQHDVICAHNPRYHFCQQTCNSASCRLQCNALSLCAQQCFAGLCSEMICNSKNCNQNCIRGNCQEMKCFGKTCKQNCYSGGCSMTCLSGTENCNQRCKTGKCVMHCPRGVKMCRQTCEGGKCTMICNAEKCTRSCNEGKCLNKTEVDSQQEVSRSRSQYLTCNKESDEQTCVQRCPQGNCNINHDSYTPYGSLLQLCPGGNCNFECRTPLKCTQVCIGGSCKEYFCNSKLCLQECVAGRCNMVCKAEECLQICRGGNCNMNCLSTVKDCSQWCPAGNCILGCNAKRCRRFCDQGRCVISESAQRIDGILRTIRCSTATRECHQKCPPNRSCAFLGWVHFGFFHRATHQICSHGDCRSMHCITSNKCTQTCHGGACNSMVCNSDSCIQYCGGANCNMECNAASCTQTCRWGGCKMKCTENVKTCTQSCNSQTSNCHTLCLAKSCILTLS from the coding sequence ATGTATTTTCCCGTACAAGCCTTACTTTTCGTGACTTTTCTTCATTCTCATTGTCAATGTGGCATTGGATCTTTCCCTACCGCCCCTGTGTGTAATTTGATGTACAAAAACGCGTGCCATCAATACCGAGTAACGGGTCAACACGATGTCATATGCGCCCATAATCCACGATATCACTTCTGTCAACAAACCTGCAACAGTGCCAGCTGCAGGCTGCAATGCAATGCATTGTCCTTGTGTGCTCAGCAATGCTTTGCTGGCCTATGCAGTGAGATGATTTGCAATTCCAAGAATTGCAATCAGAATTGCATTAGAGGGAATTGTCAAGAGATGAAGTGCTTCGGGAAAACCTGCAAGCAGAATTGTTATTCCGGTGGCTGCAGCATGACTTGCTTGAGCGGCACAGAGAACTGCAATCAAAGGTGCAAGACTGGGAAATGCGTCATGCATTGCCCTCGAGGTGTTAAGATGTGTAGGCAGACTTGCGAGGGTGGAAAGTGCACCATGATTTGCAACGCTGAAAAATGCACACGCTCATGCAATGAAGGAAAGTGCTTAAACAAGACTGAAGTTGACAGCCAGCAGGAAGTATCACGCTCTCGTTCTCAATATTTGACCTGTAACAAGGAAAGTGATGAGCAGACGTGTGTTCAAAGATGCCCCCAAGGAAATTGCAACATAAATCACGACAGCTACACCCCTTATGGGTCTCTGTTGCAGCTTTGCCCTGGGGGAAATTGCAACTTTGAATGCAGAACACCCTTAAAATGCACTCAAGTCTGCATTGGTGGTTCGTGCAAGGagtatttttgcaactcaaaaCTTTGCCTTCAAGAATGTGTCGCTGGACGATGCAATATGGTATGCAAGGCGGAGGAGTGTCTGCAAATATGCAGAGGAGGAAATTGCAATATGAATTGCTTGTCAACAGTGAAGGATTGTTCACAGTGGTGCCCTGCTGGAAACTGTATCCTTGGCTGCAACGCAAAACGCTGCAGGCGTTTCTGCGATCAAGGTCGTTGTGTCATTTCAGAGAGCGCTCAGCGAATTGACGGAATCTTAAGAACTATTCGATGCTCCACTGCAACGAGAGAATGCCATCAAAAATGTCCTCCAAATCGGAGTTGTGCATTTCTTGGTTGGGTTCACTTTGGGTTTTTCCATCGCGCAACTCATCAGATCTGCAGCCATGGAGACTGCCGTTCCATGCACTGCATAACATCCAACAAATGCACACAGACATGCCACGGCGGGGCCTGCAATTCAATGGTTTGCAATTCGGACTCCTGTATACAATATTGCGGAGGAGCCAACTGTAATATGGAATGCAATGCTGCAAGTTGCACACAAACTTGCCGCTGGGGCGGCTGTAAAATGAAATGTacagaaaatgtcaaaacatgTACACAGTCATGCAATTCTCAGACTTCGAACTGCCACACTCTTTGCCTTGCTAAATCATGCATATTAACTTTATCGTAA